The following nucleotide sequence is from Dehalococcoidales bacterium.
GAGATTGGTGGCGCCATACCGCCGCTATCAGGGGTGTGACAGGTGGAACAGTTAGCGTCATTGGTTTGTGGCCCACCGGGATGGGCTTCCATAGTCTCCGGCTTGGCGGCTAAATCACCAAACCAGGTATTGTCATGGCAGGCGCCGCAGGCGACCCGGTTCGGCTCTGTCTTCCAGCGGTCATCGACATGGCAGGTCGTGCAGTTCTTCACGTTAGCAGGGAACTCCACGTGGAGATAGTCACCAAATATACCGGCTATGTTTGCTTCCTGTGAACCAATATTTCGGACACTCTCCAGATGCGAACCGTTATGTACGCCATGTACCCGGTTCACAATTGGGTCCGGGACGCGGTCTCCCGTCGTCGGGTCGCGAAAAGCCGCATAACCTTCATTATTATGGCAGCTCTTGCAGGTCTTTACCGGCCATGAGTCTATCGCCGGGCTGCCGGTGGGGCTCCGCCCCGGATCAACGTGGTGGAAGTAGAACTGGCCGCTATCCGCTCCCAGATGGCAGGCCGCGCATTTCTCCCGCTCCACTATCTGCGGTTCAACGGTGGCGGTACCAATCTGGACGTCAACCACCTCGAAGTCCTGCTGGAGAGGGTCAGCCTTTAAGCTTGCCCGTAAAGTAACCGTATAAGTACCCGGTTCCTCATCGGTGACTGGCTGGAGGTTATATTTCAGAACGTTGTCTTTTACCTCAACGTTTGCGTCTTTGGCCAGTTCTATATAGTGGTGAGGAGTTTTGGAGCGGTCAGCCGAAGCATTCAGCAGCTTGACCGCGGTCACTGTCTTGGTCGGCTCCTGAGGCCCGTACATATAAAGACCGAGGCTGCTGAAGTCTTCCCTGGCCAGTGCTGCGCCGGAGGCGTCTTTCAAGGTTACCGTTATCACTGGCTTCTCTCCGGCGGTAAAGAACTGCCCGTTAGACGGCTTGGAGACGCTCATGGTGACATCAATATCTGATTGCTCACCCTGAGGGCCGGGTGTGGTTGGCGGTGGTTGGGTTGGTCCCTCGCAGGCGCCGGCGAAAATTGTCAGCAAGGCTGCCAGCAGGAGTATTCCACCCCCCCACAACATCTTTTTGCGCATGGTTTACCTCCTAAATCATACTCGGTAAATCGCTAAAAGCTATCGGATTTTGACAAATTCTAGCATAGTCGATGCCTTGCCTAATATAAGCATTTATGCCTGTCTTTTATATACTTAGAACACCCTGTATATCTTGTACAGTATGGGAAATGCTGAATCACAGGTAGAGTCAGCGACTGCCTTTTGGGGGTAACTATGGTGATGATGTGACTGGTGACTGGCGTGAGTGTCTCGAAGTTACCGGTGATTAGTGACTGAAGCTCGTGTAATGAACAGGATTCTCCGCCAGGTATCAGATGCTGCCTGGTTGTGCAAAGGCACTAGCCACGGGTGGGAGTGGTTCTTGATAACGGGAAACGTCTCGTCGGCGTTTCTTTGGGGGTCTCTTCCAGCCAGGGAGGAATTAAGTAGACTATCATGGATAAAATCAAAAACGGCAGCGCCATCAGCGCGGCGGCGGTGAGGATGCCGTTTAGTCCAAAGATTGGCGGAACAAAGTCGGTAAAGCCCCTGAGGCTCTTGGATATTAGCTGTCCGCCGATTACCACGTTCCAGCGCATGGCAAAGACACCGATGAGTACCAGAACGGCTGCCAGGAACCTCAGGTACATTTTTTCGCGCTCTCCCAGCTTTACTATTTCAATACCACCCAGGACAAAAAGCGGTAAGATGGCACCGGAAAGAAACTGGATGCCGAAGTAACTCAAGGCTATCTTCTGGGTAATCAACTGAGAAATGATTTCCCAGCTTTCCTCCGATTCGTAGAGCATGCTGAAGACCTCCAGTCCTTCCAGGACGACATTTATCGACAGGAAGCCGGTCAGCCAGAGCGACAGGGAGCGCAGGCACCTGTGGTCTAATGTTGCTTTCCTGATTTTAGTCGTCACGATGTAGAGTACGATGAGCAGGGCGATGCCGGAGACTGTGGCTGACATCAGGAAGATGATGGGCATTAACGGCGTAGACCACCACGGATTGGCTTTGACCGCCCCGAAGATAAAACCAACGTAGCCATGAAGAAGCACCGCCGCCGGAATGCCGATGAAGGAGAGCACTTTCACTATCTTCTTATCAATAGCCAGGGATTCTTCTGATACGTCGTAAACACCCAGAGCTAAAATGGAGTAGACGGTTTTCAGAGTGCCTTCGGTTGACCGGGCGTACCTGACGATGTCCGGCCTGAAGACCAGCCATATCTCAAGGAGAACAATCAACAGATAAAAGAACCAGATATAACCAAAGGCGGACATCGCCGAGTTAAGGTTAGGTGTGAGGAACATTTCGAGGCCCCTTTCCGGCCTGCCGAGGTGGATAACCAGAGGCATTGGAGTTACGATGAGGAAAGCGAGAGCGGTAACCAGAGAGAAGCGGGCTACCGGCCGCAGATTGGTAATGCCAAAGACGTGATATAGAGATGACACAATGAAGGCACCGGCTACCAGACCGGTGATGTAGGGATAGATGACGATGAGCAGGTCCCACTCAATCATACCTTCATTGGGGAAAACGAAGCCGGGCATAGTTCAATGCACTCCTTTTTCGAAGCCGATGTAGTAGACCTTTGGTTTGGTACCCAGGTCTGATTTCAGTACGTAAACACGTTTCTCAGCGAGCGCTCTGGAGACAGGGCTTTCCGGGTCCCACATGTCGCCGAATACTCTCGCCTGTACCGGACAGACCTCCACGCAGGCCGGGAGTAGTCCCCGGTTAATGCGGTGGTAGCACCAGGTGCATTTATCCACGACCCTTTTCTCAGGCAGGAAGAACCTGGCCCCGTAAGGGCAGGCCTGTATGCAGTAGCCGCAGCCGATGCAGTGTTCCTGGTCAATGAGGATAACGCCGTCCTCGGTAAGGTAGGTGGCGCCCACCGGGCAGACGGTGACGCAGGGGGGGTTATCGCACTGGTTGCACAGCTTGGGTACGAAGAAGCTCTTCATTATCTCCTGGCTGCCGTT
It contains:
- a CDS encoding cytochrome c3 family protein, with amino-acid sequence MRKKMLWGGGILLLAALLTIFAGACEGPTQPPPTTPGPQGEQSDIDVTMSVSKPSNGQFFTAGEKPVITVTLKDASGAALAREDFSSLGLYMYGPQEPTKTVTAVKLLNASADRSKTPHHYIELAKDANVEVKDNVLKYNLQPVTDEEPGTYTVTLRASLKADPLQQDFEVVDVQIGTATVEPQIVEREKCAACHLGADSGQFYFHHVDPGRSPTGSPAIDSWPVKTCKSCHNNEGYAAFRDPTTGDRVPDPIVNRVHGVHNGSHLESVRNIGSQEANIAGIFGDYLHVEFPANVKNCTTCHVDDRWKTEPNRVACGACHDNTWFGDLAAKPETMEAHPGGPQTNDANCSTCHTPDSGGMAPPIS
- the nrfD gene encoding NrfD/PsrC family molybdoenzyme membrane anchor subunit is translated as MPGFVFPNEGMIEWDLLIVIYPYITGLVAGAFIVSSLYHVFGITNLRPVARFSLVTALAFLIVTPMPLVIHLGRPERGLEMFLTPNLNSAMSAFGYIWFFYLLIVLLEIWLVFRPDIVRYARSTEGTLKTVYSILALGVYDVSEESLAIDKKIVKVLSFIGIPAAVLLHGYVGFIFGAVKANPWWSTPLMPIIFLMSATVSGIALLIVLYIVTTKIRKATLDHRCLRSLSLWLTGFLSINVVLEGLEVFSMLYESEESWEIISQLITQKIALSYFGIQFLSGAILPLFVLGGIEIVKLGEREKMYLRFLAAVLVLIGVFAMRWNVVIGGQLISKSLRGFTDFVPPIFGLNGILTAAALMALPFLILSMIVYLIPPWLEETPKETPTRRFPLSRTTPTRG
- a CDS encoding 4Fe-4S dicluster domain-containing protein yields the protein MKGLAGGIVIYGASSLLRDLTSSAADLNQFSWDKHYWGFVCDNEKCIGCGRCVVACKLENNVPWEEEYNRTWVERYAITSDGETHVDSPAAGRDGFKPLPPGFKNGSQEIMKSFFVPKLCNQCDNPPCVTVCPVGATYLTEDGVILIDQEHCIGCGYCIQACPYGARFFLPEKRVVDKCTWCYHRINRGLLPACVEVCPVQARVFGDMWDPESPVSRALAEKRVYVLKSDLGTKPKVYYIGFEKGVH